The Polyangium mundeleinium genome contains the following window.
GCGATCCCGGCGACGAACTGACAGCCGAAGGCCACGAGGCCCGAGGCCGCCAGAAGCAGGGCGATCCACACCGCCTTCCCTGTTTGCATGATTGCACCCTCCGTCCGAGGATACCACGGGTTGCCCACGCGAGGCCTTCGCCGTGGTAGGCTCCGCGGCCATGTCGGTGAAAAGCACGTTGCCCCTTCATTCCCGGGCCAAGGAGCTACGCCTCGACGGCTTCTCGCTCACCGTCATCGAGGGCCCCGGCTCCGGCGCCTCGTTCCGCGCCGAGATGCGCGAGGTCTCCGTCGGCACGGCCCAGGGAAACGACCTCGTGCTCGCCGATCCCACCGTCTCGCGCCACCATTTCAGCCTCTCGGCGACGCCCGAGGGGTATCTCTTGAAGGACCTCGGCTCCTCGAACGGGACCTGGGTCTCGGGCATGCGTGTCCTCTCCGGTTACGTCGAGCCCGGCGCCCGCGTGCGCGTCGGCCGGACGACGCTCCTCGTCGACCAGGTGAACGAGGACATCTGCGAGGCGCTGAGCCCCGAAGACGGCTTCGGCCCGCTGCTCGGCCAGAGCTCCGCCATGCGCCGCATTTTCGCGGCCTTGCCCCGCGTCGCGCAATCCGACAGCACGGTGCTCCTCGAAGGCGAGACGGGCACGGGAAAAGGCGTCCTCGCGGCGGCCATTCACGAGGCGAGCCCGCGCGCCACGGGGCCGTTCGTCGTGCTCGATTGCGCGGCCATCGCGCCGACGCTCATCGAGAGCGAGCTCTTTGGCCACGTCAAGGGCTCGTTCACGGGCGCGCAGGCCGACCGCGCGGGCGCATTCGAGCAAGCGAAGGGCGGCACCATTTTCATCGACGAAATCGGCGAGCTGCCCCTCGACATGCAGCCGAAGCTGCTCCGCGCCTTGGAGGAGCGCAGCGTCAAGCGCGTCGGCGGCAACCAGCGCGTCAAGCTCGACGTCCGCGTGATTGCCGCGACGAACCGCGACCTGCGCACGGAGGTCAACCGCAACGCATTCCGCGCCGACCTGTTCTACCGGCTCAACGTGGTGCGCATCCACGTCCCGCCGCTGCGCGAGCGCACCGGCGACATCGAGCGGCTCGCGCGCCATTTCCACGCCGATCTCGTCCCTGACAACCCCATCCCGGACGACCTCCTGGAGTCGCTCCGCCGTCAATCGTGGCCCGGCAACGTGCGCGAGCTGCGGGCCGCGATCGAGCGCGCCGTCCTCTTCAACGACCCGGCGATCCTGGCGCTCGGAAACGACGTCGAGCCGGCCCCGGGGGTCAAGGATCGGGACGACGACATCGACCTCGAGGTTCCCTTCCGCGTGTGCAAGCAAAAAGCTTCAGATCAATGGGAGCGGCGGTACGTGCGGGCGCTCTTGCGGGCGACGCACGACAACATCTCGGAGGCCTCGCGCCGGGTGAAGATGGACCGCAGCCACCTGCGGACGTTGCTCCGGAAATACGGGTTTCGCGGGGCGGATGAAGGGGGGGCGTGACCGCGTAGACGCCTTCCCGGACCCCGCGCACGCCTTTTCGGACCCTGCGCACGCCCTCCCGAATGGCGTGGGCGCCTTCCCGAATGGCGTGGACGCCCTCTCGGACCTCGCGGACGCCCTCCCGAATGGCGTGGGCGCCTTCCCGAATGGCGTGGACGCCCTCCCGAATGGCGTGGACGCCCTCCCGAATGGCGTGGGCGCCCTCCCGAATGGCGTGGGCGCCTTCCCGAATGGCGTGGGCGCCTTCCCGAATGGCGTGGGCGCCCTCCCGAACCTCGTGGACGCCTTCCCGGACCTCGTGGACGCCTTCCCGAACCTCGTGGACGCCCTCCCGAACCTCGTGGACGCCCTCCCGAACCTCGTGGACGCCCTCCCGAACCTCGTGGACGCCCTCCCGAACCTCGTGGACGCCTTCCCGGACCTCGTGGACGCCTTCCCGGACCTCGTGGACGCCTTCTCGAACCCCGCGCACGCCTTCCCGGACCCCGCGCACGCCTTCCCGGACCCCGCGCACGCCCTTGTTGACCGTGTCGACGCCTTGCCCGACCGCGAGCTGAGGGCGACCGCCCCCGCCTCCCCCTCAATCGGTCGCGCCCGCGGGCGCCGCGGGCTTCACCTTGACGCTCTTGTAGCGGGCCAATTCCACGAGCCCCGCGGGAGCGCCGCGCGGCTTCGACACCTCGGACGCGCGGCAGAAATGCACCTCGACCTTCGGCGCCCCCCGTGATTTCGAATACCAGGCGGCCGCCGCGGCGGCGATCTCCACGACCGAACGGGGGACCTCGACGCGATCGGGGTTCCGCACGATGACGTGGCTGCCCGGTGTCCCGCCGCCGACGTGCAGCCACACGTCGTGCGGCTTGGCGACGTCGAACGTCAGGTAGTCGTTGTCCTCGGCGCCGCGGCCGATGAGGACCTCGAAGCCCTCCACGGTCACCGTACGGTACGGTCGTCCTTTGCTTGCCACGCGCGGAGTCTGCCTTGCGCTCGGCCGAATCTCAAGAACAGGCGACAAGCCCGAGCTGACGAAGGCACGGCGCCACGACCTCACGCAGCGCCTCGCGCCGCAGCGCGCCGAGCGTCCGTGCCCCGAGCACGCCGAATTCCTCGTTTTCCACGGGCCCGGCCGCGGGATCCTTTTCGTGCATCGCTCGGGCCCGCTCGAACGCCCGCACGGTGGCCTCGCGCGCCTCGGCCCCGAACGTGCCCATCGCCCATTGCAAGGTCTTCCACGCGAGCGCCGCGTGCCGCGCCTCGTCCTCGGCGATCTGCGCGAGCACGGCCCGTAGACCCTCGTCCTTCACGTAACGCGCCACCTCCTGCCCCTCGGCCGCGCCGAGCGTCTCGCCCACGCAGCCCTCGACCACGAGCGCCTCCACGAACGAAACGACGTCCGTCGCGAGCCGCGCCGTCGCCTCCGGGAGTTTGTCCGGCCCGATGATTCGCCCTCCGATTCGGGAGGCGATGGCATATTCGATCCGCGCGTGCTCCACCTCGTCGCGCGCGGCGTTTTGCGCCTCGGCGAGCAGCTCCGCGGGCGCGCCGAGCGCGAGGAGCTGGAGCGAAAAGCGCGCGAAGCTCGCGATCGAAGCGTGCTCCATGGCGGCGATGGCCGCGTGGTGCGCCGTGATCGCCTCACGCGCCTCCGCGGAGAGGTCTCCCGTGTCGAAGACAAGCGGCGCGCGCCAGTCGGCGCGGGCGCGCGGCTTCGCGGCGCGGGTCTCGCCTTCCACGACGAGGGGCCGGCCGATCACACAGGACATCGACGCGCATTGCCAGGTCGGCTTCGCGCCCTTCGCGCCAATCGCCACGCAGGATCCGCCGGGCCGCGGGCTGTTCCCGCAATCCGCGTCGCTCTTGCAGGTGTCCTCCTTGGTCCGGCAAGCGAGCGTGACCTGCTCGTAACAACCATTGTGGTATGCCGACAAACCACAGGTGCTCCCCCCGCAATCGGCGTCCGTGCTGCAGGACGCTTCCCCGCAGACGGAGTTACGCGCGCGCAAAGCGCCCGTGCCCTTGCAGATGCAGGCCTTCCCGGCGCCGCAGTCTTCGTCGGTCTCGCACGAGTACGTGCAGCCGCAATACGTGCCGACCTGCCCCACCCCGCTCGTACACTTCCCGTGCGGATGCTCCGTGCAATCGGCGTCCGTCTTGCAGGACTGGTGCCTCTCCGTGCCCGCGCAGGCGGGGATGTCGATCGTCGCGTCGCACGTCACGCGGCTCGCGCGGTGGACGTTCCCGTTTTTCTCGGCCACCCAGCCGACGCGCTTCGACTTTTCCGGCTCGGGCTCGCCCTCGGGCGAAGGCTCGGCCGTCGCGCTCGAAGGCGTCGTGGGGATGGCGACGACGGCGCCTTCCCCGGCGCCGGACGAGGCAGGAGGAGAGGCCGAGCACGCGGCTCCGCCGATCGCGACGAGGAGGGAGAGGCGTAAACTTCGGTAACGATCCACGCCGCGAGCGTACCACAGCTCCGCGCGGTGATGTCGCGTATCGTGACTACGAGGCGCGCGAGGGGGTCTTCGCGACCAACGCGTCGCGGATCTGCGCGAGAAGATCGTGGTCCGTCTCCTGGGGCACCGCAGGCGCCGCAGGCCGCGGCCGCCTCGCCGCGTTGAGCGCCTTCACGAACAGGAAGAGCGCGAATCCTACGATCACGAAATTGACCACGGCGGTCAGGAACTTCCCGTACTCGATCACTCCATGGCCGATCCGGAACGAGAGCTCGTCGAAGTTGGGTTTGCCGAAAATCGCCGCGATCAGGTTCATCAGAATGCCGTTCGTGAACGTCGTGACGACGGCATTGAATGCGGCGCCGAGGACGACGGCGACCGCGAGATCGATCACGCTGCCCCGAGATAGGAAGTCCTTGAATTCCTTGACGATCGCGTGAGCCATGGCGGCCTCCCTCCCGAGCAAGCTGTGCACGAGGCGTGCCACGAGATGTCGGCCCGCCGGGTTCTGGAACGCGCCGTGCAGCGGCCGCGAAAGACCATGCAGGTCGCCCCCGACACGAGAAGGAGGGCTCGATGACACGGACACAGTGGATGCTGGCTACGATTTCAATGTTCTCGCTGGTCGCGTGTGGCAGCAAGGAGGAAGACGCGAGCTCCCCGCTCCGGATCCCCACGTATCACGAGGACGTGGCGCCCATCCTCGCCGAGCATTGCCAGAGTTGCCACGACAAGGGCGGCATTGCCCCGTTTTCCCTCGTCGATTACGAGGACGCGCGCCGGACCGCCGAGGCGCTCCGCATCGCCACGACGTCGCGCAGCATGCCTCCGTTCGTCCTCGACAACAGCGGCGAATGCAACACGTACGTCGAGGGCCGCTGGCTCACGGACGCGCAGATCAAGACGATCGAGGCCTGGGCCCGCGCCGGCGCGCCCGAGGGAGAGCCGCCGAAGGGCGCGGCCCCCGCGCCGCGGGCCCTCGCGGAGCTCGATCGCGTCGACATGACGATCGACATGAAGGATACGTATACCCCGGATGCCGCGAAGTTCGACGATTACCGGTGCTTCGTGCTCGATCCCGGGCTCACGGAGGACGTATTCATCACCGGCTTCCACGTTCGCCCGGGGGTCGCCTCGATGCTGCATCACCTCACGCTCTTCTCCATCGACACGAAGGAAGCGGAGGCCACGGCCGAGGCGCTCGACGCGGCCGAGCCCGGATTCGGGTATTCGTGCATCGACGACATCCACGTGCCGGACGCGCGCTGGCTCGTCGGCGCGGGCCCCGGCAGCGGGGCGCTTCGCTTCCCCGAGGGCACGGGGCTGCGCATGCGCGCCGGGCGGAAGACGATCCTGCAGATCCATTACAATCAAGAAAATGGGCGCCACGCCGATCGCACCCGGATCGACCTCATGCTCGCCCGGAATGTGCCGAAAGAGGCCATCGTGCAGCGCATCGCGGCCACGAACCTCCTCTTGCCACCGAGGCAAGCGAGCGTCGACCAGACCGCGGTCCAGCCCGTGCCCGTGGATCTCACCTTGTGGGGACTCTGGCCGCACATGCACAAGCTCGGGACGGGGATGCTCGTCACCGCGATGCACGACGGAGAAGAGAAATGCCTGGCCCGTGTGAACAGCTGGGATTTCCACTGGCAGGGGTTCGCCCATTACACGAAGCCCATCGACCTCTCGTGGGGCGACTCGATGCGCATCACGTGCACGTACGACACGCGCGGGCGCGACACGACGACGTCCTGGGGTCAGGGCACGAACGACGAGATGTGCATCGCCTTTTTCTACCTGACGGCAAATTGATGTCCGGGGCGAACGCTGTTCTCGGCCGATCGTGGAGAGCTTGACAGCCTCCGAAAAAAGCGGTTTGTTTGGTGGGCAATGATTTCTGCCCGACGAACCGTGCTCGCCTTCGGAATCACCCTTCTCGCGGCGACGGCGCTTCCGAGCGCGCCCGCCCTGGCCGTGCTTTCGGAGCAGGCGGTCGCCCCGAACGCACGCGTGGAGGACGCCGACGGAAAGGCGGTCGAGATCAAATCGCTGAAGGGCAAGCCGATCGTCATCGTCTACGACGACCGGACGTCGGCGCCGAAGAGCGAGGCATTCCGGCGCGAGCTCGTCAAGCTCCTGAAATCGGGCCCGTATACGTCGAAGGTGTCGCTCTTGATCGTCGCAGACGTGAGCCCCTACGATTTCTGGCCGGCGCGCGGCACGGTCAAGGACGCCGTCCGCGACGAGACGAAGAAGCAGGGGACGACGGTCTATTGCGATTGGACCGGCGGGATGCGCTCGGCGTACAAGCTGAAGAACGAGATCACGGGCGTGGTGATGGTGGGCAAGGAAGGACGCGTGATGTTCGCCAAGGAAGGCGTGCCCGCGGGCGCCGACCAGAAGCGGCTCGTCGACGCGCTGAAGGCCGAGGTCGAGGGGAGCTGATCCGGCGCGTTCGCGGGATGGCCGGGGCGGTTCGGTCGCGGTAGAGTGCGCCGCGATGTCCACCGCCGTCGCGGCGCCCCGGCCCTGGCTGCTCGGTCCATGGCCTGATCTCCTGCTCGGATGCGGGATCGGGTATGGGCTGCTCGTCCTCGCCCTCGCGGCGACGGGCGCGCCGATGGGCTCGCTCGAAGGGTGGCTGCCGCTCGTCGTGCTCGTGACGGGGATTCCGCATTACGGGGCGACGTTGCTCCGCGT
Protein-coding sequences here:
- a CDS encoding YtfJ family protein, which produces MLAFGITLLAATALPSAPALAVLSEQAVAPNARVEDADGKAVEIKSLKGKPIVIVYDDRTSAPKSEAFRRELVKLLKSGPYTSKVSLLIVADVSPYDFWPARGTVKDAVRDETKKQGTTVYCDWTGGMRSAYKLKNEITGVVMVGKEGRVMFAKEGVPAGADQKRLVDALKAEVEGS
- a CDS encoding sigma 54-interacting transcriptional regulator, which translates into the protein MSVKSTLPLHSRAKELRLDGFSLTVIEGPGSGASFRAEMREVSVGTAQGNDLVLADPTVSRHHFSLSATPEGYLLKDLGSSNGTWVSGMRVLSGYVEPGARVRVGRTTLLVDQVNEDICEALSPEDGFGPLLGQSSAMRRIFAALPRVAQSDSTVLLEGETGTGKGVLAAAIHEASPRATGPFVVLDCAAIAPTLIESELFGHVKGSFTGAQADRAGAFEQAKGGTIFIDEIGELPLDMQPKLLRALEERSVKRVGGNQRVKLDVRVIAATNRDLRTEVNRNAFRADLFYRLNVVRIHVPPLRERTGDIERLARHFHADLVPDNPIPDDLLESLRRQSWPGNVRELRAAIERAVLFNDPAILALGNDVEPAPGVKDRDDDIDLEVPFRVCKQKASDQWERRYVRALLRATHDNISEASRRVKMDRSHLRTLLRKYGFRGADEGGA
- a CDS encoding monooxygenase, with protein sequence MTRTQWMLATISMFSLVACGSKEEDASSPLRIPTYHEDVAPILAEHCQSCHDKGGIAPFSLVDYEDARRTAEALRIATTSRSMPPFVLDNSGECNTYVEGRWLTDAQIKTIEAWARAGAPEGEPPKGAAPAPRALAELDRVDMTIDMKDTYTPDAAKFDDYRCFVLDPGLTEDVFITGFHVRPGVASMLHHLTLFSIDTKEAEATAEALDAAEPGFGYSCIDDIHVPDARWLVGAGPGSGALRFPEGTGLRMRAGRKTILQIHYNQENGRHADRTRIDLMLARNVPKEAIVQRIAATNLLLPPRQASVDQTAVQPVPVDLTLWGLWPHMHKLGTGMLVTAMHDGEEKCLARVNSWDFHWQGFAHYTKPIDLSWGDSMRITCTYDTRGRDTTTSWGQGTNDEMCIAFFYLTAN
- a CDS encoding ferritin-like domain-containing protein; the protein is MDRYRSLRLSLLVAIGGAACSASPPASSGAGEGAVVAIPTTPSSATAEPSPEGEPEPEKSKRVGWVAEKNGNVHRASRVTCDATIDIPACAGTERHQSCKTDADCTEHPHGKCTSGVGQVGTYCGCTYSCETDEDCGAGKACICKGTGALRARNSVCGEASCSTDADCGGSTCGLSAYHNGCYEQVTLACRTKEDTCKSDADCGNSPRPGGSCVAIGAKGAKPTWQCASMSCVIGRPLVVEGETRAAKPRARADWRAPLVFDTGDLSAEAREAITAHHAAIAAMEHASIASFARFSLQLLALGAPAELLAEAQNAARDEVEHARIEYAIASRIGGRIIGPDKLPEATARLATDVVSFVEALVVEGCVGETLGAAEGQEVARYVKDEGLRAVLAQIAEDEARHAALAWKTLQWAMGTFGAEAREATVRAFERARAMHEKDPAAGPVENEEFGVLGARTLGALRREALREVVAPCLRQLGLVACS
- a CDS encoding NFACT RNA binding domain-containing protein, with protein sequence MEGFEVLIGRGAEDNDYLTFDVAKPHDVWLHVGGGTPGSHVIVRNPDRVEVPRSVVEIAAAAAAWYSKSRGAPKVEVHFCRASEVSKPRGAPAGLVELARYKSVKVKPAAPAGATD
- the mscL gene encoding large conductance mechanosensitive channel protein MscL; its protein translation is MAHAIVKEFKDFLSRGSVIDLAVAVVLGAAFNAVVTTFTNGILMNLIAAIFGKPNFDELSFRIGHGVIEYGKFLTAVVNFVIVGFALFLFVKALNAARRPRPAAPAVPQETDHDLLAQIRDALVAKTPSRAS